In the Pelmatolapia mariae isolate MD_Pm_ZW linkage group LG10_11, Pm_UMD_F_2, whole genome shotgun sequence genome, AATTACTGGGTGCACTGTGTCTACGGTTATTGTCCATGCTAGTGTGCAAATGACAttctttggctttgtgttttttctttgttttctggctTTTTTCCGTGTCTCTAGACACTTTGCAGGTAAGCAGTGCGAGTGTGGTCAGGTCAGACCACTCCAGTATCTGTGTGTCATGGAAACCAGTATCTGCCGTTGATGGATATGGTATTGTAATCCAGGATGTAAAAGGTATTCTGTAATCACGtctacagtgatgtgaaaaggtctttgcccccttcctgatttcctagtgttttgcatatttatcacacttatatgtttcagatcatcaaactaattttaatattagacacagATAACACAAgttaatacaaaatgcagttttgaaatgatgatttcatagaTTAGGGAGAAAGATTATCCAAACCTCCCTGgtcctgtgtaaaaacaaattgcccctcttgttaaatcacgagttaactgtgattaaccaatGTTGGAAACTTCAGTTCAGTGTTACTAAACACACTCAGGCCTGATTAATTGCAGACTTGTGAATCAGGAAATCAgttaaatagaacctgtctgacaaagtgaaacagGCTAAAAggcctcaaaaagcaacacatcgtGTCACCAGCCATCCTCCTGGTCCTCAGTGTTAATGCCCACTTAACTGGGTCCTTCAATGGAATGGCTCAAGCAGATGAAGCCTAATATAACAAGATGAGACTGAaaaatattctatttttatgtttaaaaagaaaaatatcacagtATCTATGCTTTCACTGAGCATATACCTGCATCACGAGTGTGAATGATGAACTCTGCAGGCTGAAAAGTCCTGGCCTCGCTCAGCCCCGGTCCACTCACACGCACACGGTTCACATCACCAATCCCTGACTGCTTGATCACAACAGCAATTGGGCTGCTGGGAACATGATGACCGTTCTTCTTGATGTTAACA is a window encoding:
- the LOC134637812 gene encoding filamin-A-like isoform X2 — translated: MVPLDIGELDLSQLTVSLTTPSGPEEPCLLKMLRNAHIGISFVPKEIGEHLVNIKKNGHHVPSSPIAVVIKQSGIGDVNRVRVSGPGLSEARTFQPAEFIIHTRDAVLP